One window from the genome of Bufo bufo chromosome 4, aBufBuf1.1, whole genome shotgun sequence encodes:
- the LOC121000021 gene encoding olfactory receptor 5V1-like: MERGNYSQVTEFILLGFSTDPTVQVLLFQIFLILYMSTVAGNLLLIVAVRHDHCLHNSMYIFLANLSFLDICLTSITVPNMLSNFFREKKSISYAGCLIQMHGFLFLGGTECVLLAFMAYDRYVAISNPLRYSVIMKTVTCIRMIGASWLTGGIISSVDIYFIYQLEYCEFTTIDHFFCEAPSLMELSCTEHLVLSVIKLVGGSILLLVPLTCILYSYTHIILAVLKIRSRRYKAFSTCMSHLIIVIFFYGLAIIIYMTPERSGHLPDKLLAVFYSSVTPMLNSIIYSLRNKDVQGAVWE, encoded by the coding sequence ATGGAAAGAGGAAATTACAGCCAAGTGACCGAATTCATTCTTCTCGGATTTTCCACAGACCCTACTGTACAGGTTCTGCTCTTCCAGATCTTCTTGATCCTGTATATGTCCACAGTGGCCGGGAACCTTCTGCTAATAGTGGCTGTAAGACATGATCATTGTCTACACAATTCTATGTATATCTTTCTGGCTAATCTATCCTTTCTGGACATCTGCCTCACTTCCATTACCGTTCCCAACATGCTCAGCAATTTTTTTAGAGAAAAGAAGAGTATTTCATATGCCGGTTGCTTGATTCAGATGCATGGCTTCCTTTTCCTTGGTGGGACGGAGTGTGTTCTTCTGGCCTTCATGGCTTATGATCGATATGTTGCCATCAGCAATCCATTGCGTTACAGTGTGATTATGAAGACAGTGACTTGTATTAGAATGATAGGGGCTTCATGGTTAACTGGAGGCATCATATCATCTGTGGACATATACTTTATATACCAGCTAGAATATTGTGAATTCACCACAATTGACCACTTCTTCTGTGAAGCTCCATCACTGATGGAGCTTTCTTGCACTGAACATTTGGTGCTCAGTGTTATTAAGCTAGTTGGGGGTTCCATATTGCTCCTGGTTCCTCTCACTTGCATCCTTTACTCCTACACTCACATCATCTTGGCCGTCCTGAAGATCCGGTCTCGAAGATACAAGGCTTTCTCCACATGCATGTCCCACCTTATCATAGTCATTTTCTTCTATGGCTTGGCCATCATCATATATATGACTCCTGAACGTTCGGGGCACTTACCGGATAAACTCTTAGCTGTATTTTATTCATCAGTCACCCCAATGTTGAACTCCATCATTTATAGCTTAAGAAATAAAGATGTTCAAGGGGCC